From Macaca mulatta isolate MMU2019108-1 chromosome 3, T2T-MMU8v2.0, whole genome shotgun sequence, the proteins below share one genomic window:
- the PWP2 gene encoding periodic tryptophan protein 2 homolog isoform X3 — MSTWVFGAERWDNLIYYALGGHKDAIVACFFESNSLDLYSLSQDGVLCMWQCDTPPEGLRLKPPAGWKADLLQREEEEEEEEDQEGDRETTIRGKATPAEEEKTGKVKYSRLAKYFFNKEGDFNNLTAAAFHKKSHLLVTGFASGIFHLHELPEFNLIHSLSISDQSIASVAINSSGDWIAFGCSGLGQLLVWEWQSESYVLKQQGHFNSMVTLAYSPDGQYIVTGGDDGKVKVWNTLSGFCFVTFTEHSSGVTGVTFTATGYVVVTSSMDGTVRAFDLHRYRNFRTFTSPRPTQFSCVAVDASGEIVSAGAQDSFEIFVWSMQTGRLLDVLSGHEGPISGLCFNPMKSILASASWDKTVRLWDMFDSWRTKETLALTSDALAVTFRPDGAELAVATLNSQITFWDPENAVQTGSIEGRHDLKTGRKELDKITAKHAAKGKAFTTLCYSADGQSILAGGMSKFVCIYHVREQILMKRFEISCNLSLDAMEEFLNRRKMTEFGNLALIDQDAGQEDGVAIPLPGVRKGDMSSRHFKPEIRVTSLRFSPTGRCWAATTTEGLLIYSLDTRVLFDPFELDTSVTPGRVREALRQEDFTRAILMALRLNESKLVQEALEAVPRGEIEVVTSSLPELYVEKVLEFLASSFEVSRHLEFYLVWTHKLLMLHGQKLKSRAGTLLPVIQFLQKSIQRHLDDLSKLCSWNRYNMQYALAVSKQRGTKRSLEPLGSEEEEEASEDDSLHLLGGGGRDSEEGMLA, encoded by the exons ATGTCCACCTGGGTGTTTGGAGCTGAGCGCTGGGACAACCTCATCTACTATGCACTGGGGGGACATAAGGATGCCATCGTGGCCTGCTTCTTTGAATCCAACAGCCTGGAC CTGTACTCACTCAGCCAGGACGGAGTGCTGTGCATGTGGCAGTGTGACACGCCCCCCGAGGGCCTGCGACTGAAGCCCCCTGCGGGCTGGAAAGCAGACCTGTTGCAgcgggaggaggaagaggaggaggaggaagaccaGGAGGGGGACAGAGAGACCACCATCCGGGGAAAAGCCACTCCGGCCGAGGAGGAGAAGACAGGAAAAGTGAAGTACTCACGGCTGGCCAA GTACTTCTTCAATAAAGAAGGAGATTTTAACAACCTGACAGCTGCAGCATTTCACAAGAAGTCTCACCTCTTGGTCACTGGCTTTGCTTCTGGAATCTTCCATCTTCATGAGCTGCCAGAATTTAACCTCATCCACTCCCTGAG CATCTCAGATCAGAGCATCGCCTCAGTGGCCATCAATAGTTCGGGGGACTGGATTGCTTTTGGCTGTTCAG GCCTGGGCCAGCTGCTGGTGTGGGAGTGGCAGAGTGAGTCCTACGTGCTCAAGCAGCAGGGCCACTTTAACAGCATGGTGACCCTGGCCTACTCGCCCGATGGACAGTACATCGTGACCGGTGGGGATGACGGCAAG GTCAAGGTGTGGAACACCCTCAGCGGCTTCTGCTTCGTCACTTTCACGGAGCACTCCAGTGGGGTGACCGGTGTGACCTTTACTGCCACCGGCTACGTTGTGGTGACCTCGTCCATGGACGGGACCGTGCGAGCCTTTGACCTTCACAG GTACCGAAACTTCCGCACCTTCACCTCTCCACGCCCCACCCAGTTCTCCTGCGTGGCGGTGGATGCGAGCGGCGAGATCGTCTCTGCAGGGGCGCAGGACTCATTTGAGATTTTCGTGTGGTCCATGCAGACAGGCAGGCTCCTTGAC GTTTTGTCCGGACATGAAGGGCCCATCAGTGGTCTGTGTTTTAACCCAATGAAGTCCATCCTGGCCAGTGCCTCCTGGGACAAGACGGTGCGCCTGTGGGACATGTTTGACAGCTGGAGGACCAAGGAGACGCTGGCCCTGACCTCTGATG CTCTGGCTGTGACTTTTCGCCCTGATGGTGCGGAGCTGGCTGTGGCTACGCTGAACTCACAGATCACCTTCTGGGACCCCGAGAACGCGGTGCAGACGGGCTCCATTGAGGGCAGGCATGACCTCAAGACCGGCAGGAAGGAGCTGGACAAGATTACAGCCAAGCACGCGGCCAAGGGGAA GGCCTTCACCACCCTGTGCTACTCTGCAGACGGCCAGAGCATCCTGGCGGGAGGCATGTCCAAGTTTGTGTGCATCTACCACGTCCGCGAGCAGATTCTCATGAAGAGGTTCGAGATCTCTTGCAACCTGTCTCTGGACGCCATGGAG GAATTTTTGAACCGAAGAAAAATGACAGAGTTTGGCAACCTGGCACTAATTGATCAGGACGCTGGGCAGGAGGATGGAGTCGCGATACCACTGCCAGGCGTCAGGAAAG GTGACATGAGTTCTCGGCACTTCAAACCTGAGATCAGGGTGACCTCACTCCGCTTCTCTCCCACTG GGCGCTGCTGGGCAGCCACCACCACGGAGGGACTCCTCATCTACTCCCTGGACACCCGTGTGCTTTTTGACCCATTTGAGCTGGACACCAGCGTCACCCCTGGGAGGGTGCGCGAGGCACTGCGCCAGGAGGACTTCACCAGGGCCATCCTCATGGCCCTCCGGCTCAACGAGAGCAAACTGGTGCAGGAGGCTCTGGAGGCGGTGCCCAGGGGCGAGA TTGAAGTGGTCACCTCCTCCCTTCCTGAACTGTATGTGGAGAAAGTGCTGGAGTTTTTAGCTTCCTCCTTTGAAGTGTCTCGCCACCTGGAATTCTACCTCGTCTGGACTCACAAACTGCTCATGTTGCATGGACAGAAGCTGAAGTCCAG AGCCGGGACGCTGCTGCCTGTCATTCAGTTCCTCCAGAAGAGCATCCAGCGGCACCTGGACGACCTGTCGAAACT CTGCAGCTGGAACCGCTATAACATGCAGTACGCACTAGCAGTTTCCAAGCAGCGGGGCACGAAACGCTCCCTAGAGCCGCTGGgaagtgaggaggaggaagaagcatCTGAAGACGACAGCCTGCATCTGCtcggaggaggaggcagagactCAGAAGAAGGGATGCTGGCCTAG
- the PWP2 gene encoding periodic tryptophan protein 2 homolog isoform X2: MEIQLSVPWAIESLYLTLKTTNLTRCPWPLGTTSSAWGCPRMAAWLSSSMKGAMRCWSAWSAGLCCTTSTSRALCTACPSPPMAGSLLSRRVTLPRCIMRLGRSGSSTPSFWTKPILGPTMRPPASTGRMTPGAASEVLGERGLREALWMGGAISLFSRCFVVGSKDMSTWVFGAERWDNLIYYALGGHKDAIVACFFESNSLDLYSLSQDGVLCMWQCDTPPEGLRLKPPAGWKADLLQREEEEEEEEDQEGDRETTIRGKATPAEEEKTGKVKYSRLAKYFFNKEGDFNNLTAAAFHKKSHLLVTGFASGIFHLHELPEFNLIHSLSISDQSIASVAINSSGDWIAFGCSGLGQLLVWEWQSESYVLKQQGHFNSMVTLAYSPDGQYIVTGGDDGKVKVWNTLSGFCFVTFTEHSSGVTGVTFTATGYVVVTSSMDGTVRAFDLHRYRNFRTFTSPRPTQFSCVAVDASGEIVSAGAQDSFEIFVWSMQTGRLLDVLSGHEGPISGLCFNPMKSILASASWDKTVRLWDMFDSWRTKETLALTSDALAVTFRPDGAELAVATLNSQITFWDPENAVQTGSIEGRHDLKTGRKELDKITAKHAAKGKAFTTLCYSADGQSILAGGMSKFVCIYHVREQILMKRFEISCNLSLDAMEEFLNRRKMTEFGNLALIDQDAGQEDGVAIPLPGVRKGDMSSRHFKPEIRVTSLRFSPTGRCWAATTTEGLLIYSLDTRVLFDPFELDTSVTPGRVREALRQEDFTRAILMALRLNESKLVQEALEAVPRGEIEVVTSSLPELYVEKVLEFLASSFEVSRHLEFYLVWTHKLLMLHGQKLKSRAGTLLPVIQFLQKSIQRHLDDLSKLCSWNRYNMQYALAVSKQRGTKRSLEPLGSEEEEEASEDDSLHLLGGGGRDSEEGMLA, translated from the exons GCAG GAAGTTTGTTGTCACGAAGGGTAACATTGCCCAGATGTATCATGCGCCTGGGAAGAAGCGGGAGTTCAACGCCTTCGTTCTGGACAAAACCTATTTTGGGCCCTACGATGAGACCACCTGCATCGACTGGACGGATGACTCCAGGTGCGGCCTCGGAGGTGTTGGGGGAGCGAGGCCTGAGAGAGGCCCTTTGGATGG GAGGTGCCATCTCCCTCTTTTCCAGGTGCTTTGTGGTTGGGAGCAAAGACATGTCCACCTGGGTGTTTGGAGCTGAGCGCTGGGACAACCTCATCTACTATGCACTGGGGGGACATAAGGATGCCATCGTGGCCTGCTTCTTTGAATCCAACAGCCTGGAC CTGTACTCACTCAGCCAGGACGGAGTGCTGTGCATGTGGCAGTGTGACACGCCCCCCGAGGGCCTGCGACTGAAGCCCCCTGCGGGCTGGAAAGCAGACCTGTTGCAgcgggaggaggaagaggaggaggaggaagaccaGGAGGGGGACAGAGAGACCACCATCCGGGGAAAAGCCACTCCGGCCGAGGAGGAGAAGACAGGAAAAGTGAAGTACTCACGGCTGGCCAA GTACTTCTTCAATAAAGAAGGAGATTTTAACAACCTGACAGCTGCAGCATTTCACAAGAAGTCTCACCTCTTGGTCACTGGCTTTGCTTCTGGAATCTTCCATCTTCATGAGCTGCCAGAATTTAACCTCATCCACTCCCTGAG CATCTCAGATCAGAGCATCGCCTCAGTGGCCATCAATAGTTCGGGGGACTGGATTGCTTTTGGCTGTTCAG GCCTGGGCCAGCTGCTGGTGTGGGAGTGGCAGAGTGAGTCCTACGTGCTCAAGCAGCAGGGCCACTTTAACAGCATGGTGACCCTGGCCTACTCGCCCGATGGACAGTACATCGTGACCGGTGGGGATGACGGCAAG GTCAAGGTGTGGAACACCCTCAGCGGCTTCTGCTTCGTCACTTTCACGGAGCACTCCAGTGGGGTGACCGGTGTGACCTTTACTGCCACCGGCTACGTTGTGGTGACCTCGTCCATGGACGGGACCGTGCGAGCCTTTGACCTTCACAG GTACCGAAACTTCCGCACCTTCACCTCTCCACGCCCCACCCAGTTCTCCTGCGTGGCGGTGGATGCGAGCGGCGAGATCGTCTCTGCAGGGGCGCAGGACTCATTTGAGATTTTCGTGTGGTCCATGCAGACAGGCAGGCTCCTTGAC GTTTTGTCCGGACATGAAGGGCCCATCAGTGGTCTGTGTTTTAACCCAATGAAGTCCATCCTGGCCAGTGCCTCCTGGGACAAGACGGTGCGCCTGTGGGACATGTTTGACAGCTGGAGGACCAAGGAGACGCTGGCCCTGACCTCTGATG CTCTGGCTGTGACTTTTCGCCCTGATGGTGCGGAGCTGGCTGTGGCTACGCTGAACTCACAGATCACCTTCTGGGACCCCGAGAACGCGGTGCAGACGGGCTCCATTGAGGGCAGGCATGACCTCAAGACCGGCAGGAAGGAGCTGGACAAGATTACAGCCAAGCACGCGGCCAAGGGGAA GGCCTTCACCACCCTGTGCTACTCTGCAGACGGCCAGAGCATCCTGGCGGGAGGCATGTCCAAGTTTGTGTGCATCTACCACGTCCGCGAGCAGATTCTCATGAAGAGGTTCGAGATCTCTTGCAACCTGTCTCTGGACGCCATGGAG GAATTTTTGAACCGAAGAAAAATGACAGAGTTTGGCAACCTGGCACTAATTGATCAGGACGCTGGGCAGGAGGATGGAGTCGCGATACCACTGCCAGGCGTCAGGAAAG GTGACATGAGTTCTCGGCACTTCAAACCTGAGATCAGGGTGACCTCACTCCGCTTCTCTCCCACTG GGCGCTGCTGGGCAGCCACCACCACGGAGGGACTCCTCATCTACTCCCTGGACACCCGTGTGCTTTTTGACCCATTTGAGCTGGACACCAGCGTCACCCCTGGGAGGGTGCGCGAGGCACTGCGCCAGGAGGACTTCACCAGGGCCATCCTCATGGCCCTCCGGCTCAACGAGAGCAAACTGGTGCAGGAGGCTCTGGAGGCGGTGCCCAGGGGCGAGA TTGAAGTGGTCACCTCCTCCCTTCCTGAACTGTATGTGGAGAAAGTGCTGGAGTTTTTAGCTTCCTCCTTTGAAGTGTCTCGCCACCTGGAATTCTACCTCGTCTGGACTCACAAACTGCTCATGTTGCATGGACAGAAGCTGAAGTCCAG AGCCGGGACGCTGCTGCCTGTCATTCAGTTCCTCCAGAAGAGCATCCAGCGGCACCTGGACGACCTGTCGAAACT CTGCAGCTGGAACCGCTATAACATGCAGTACGCACTAGCAGTTTCCAAGCAGCGGGGCACGAAACGCTCCCTAGAGCCGCTGGgaagtgaggaggaggaagaagcatCTGAAGACGACAGCCTGCATCTGCtcggaggaggaggcagagactCAGAAGAAGGGATGCTGGCCTAG